The Helianthus annuus cultivar XRQ/B chromosome 16, HanXRQr2.0-SUNRISE, whole genome shotgun sequence genome includes a window with the following:
- the LOC110916004 gene encoding ras-related protein RABA5a — MAFYSQEDSGDDYLFKIVLIGDSAVGKSNLLARFARDEFYPNSKSTIGVEFQTQKIEVKGKEIKAQIWDTAGQERFRAVTSAYYRGAVGALLVYDISRRQTFDSIGRWLNELHTHSDMNVVSILVGNKSDLKDAREVSTEEGKMLAESEGLFFMETSALDSSNVTAAFETVVKEIYNILSRKVMQSQKHEPSLSGNGKTVVLETDSDQDNVPKKTWCCSS, encoded by the exons ATGGCGTTTTATTCTCAAGAGGATTCCGGCGACGATTACCTGTTTAAGATTGTGTTAATTGGCGACTCGGCTGTTGGAAAGTCAAACTTGCTTGCTAGATTTGCTAGAGACGAGTTCTACCCGAATTCAAAATCGACAATAGGAGTAGAATTTCAAACGCAGAAAATTGAAGTTAAAGGAAAAGAAATTAAGGCCCAAATTTGGGACACTGCTGGTCAAGAACGGTTCAGAGCAGTTACGTCTGCTTATTATAGAGGTGCGGTTGGAGCTCTTTTGGTTTATGATATTAGCAGACGCCAAACGTTTGATAGCATCGGCAGATGGCTCAATGAACTTCACA CTCACTCGGATATGAATGTAGTATCGATACTTGTTGGAAACAAGTCGGACCTTAAAGACGCGAGGGAGGTTTCTACCGAGGAAGGGAAGATGTTGGCGGAATCCGAGGGTTTATTTTTTATGGAAACTTCGGCCTTAGATTCATCCAACGTGACAGCTGCATTTGAGACTGTTGTCAAAGAGATATACAACATTTTgagcagaaaagttatgcagtcTCAGAAACACGAGCCTTCTTTATCGGGAAATGGAAAAACCGTTGTTTTGGAGACCGATTCGGACCAAGATAATGTACCTAAAAAAACCTGGTGTTGTTCATCTTAA